Proteins encoded by one window of Xanthomonas sp. DAR 80977:
- a CDS encoding SDR family NAD(P)-dependent oxidoreductase, giving the protein MTQTALITGATSGFGAAAVRRFVAAGWRVIATGRRAERLQPLLAEFGAERVHVAAFDIRDEAALDALLAELPDAFRGIDLLVNNAGLAQGTAPAQAASLDDWRTMIDTNITALVTLTHRLLPTLIQRRGAIINISSVAALYPYPGGNAYGGTKAFVSQFSLGLRSDLHGTGVRVTAIEPGMAETEFTLVRTHGDQGASDKLYHGAQPMTAEDIAEQIFWVATLPPHLNINRLEIMPVTQSFAGFQVARGGE; this is encoded by the coding sequence ATGACCCAGACCGCCCTCATCACCGGCGCCACCTCCGGTTTCGGCGCCGCCGCCGTGCGCCGCTTCGTCGCTGCCGGCTGGCGCGTGATCGCCACCGGCCGCCGCGCCGAGCGCCTGCAGCCGCTGCTGGCCGAGTTCGGCGCCGAGCGCGTGCACGTGGCGGCATTCGACATCCGCGACGAAGCCGCACTCGATGCGCTGCTGGCCGAACTGCCGGACGCGTTCCGCGGCATCGACCTGCTGGTCAACAACGCCGGCCTGGCGCAGGGCACCGCGCCGGCGCAGGCGGCATCGCTGGACGATTGGCGCACCATGATCGACACCAACATCACCGCACTGGTGACCCTGACCCATCGCCTGCTGCCGACGCTGATCCAGCGCCGCGGCGCGATCATCAACATCAGTTCGGTGGCCGCGCTGTACCCGTATCCGGGCGGCAATGCCTACGGCGGCACCAAGGCCTTCGTCAGCCAGTTCTCGCTGGGCCTGCGCTCGGACCTGCACGGCACCGGCGTGCGCGTGACCGCGATCGAACCGGGCATGGCCGAGACCGAGTTCACCCTGGTGCGCACCCACGGCGACCAGGGCGCGTCGGACAAGCTCTATCACGGCGCGCAGCCGATGACCGCCGAGGACATCGCCGAGCAGATCTTCTGGGTGGCCACGCTGCCGCCGCATCTGAACATCAACCGGCTGGAAATCATGCCGGTGACGCAGTCCTTCGCCGGCTTCCAGGTTGCTCGGGGCGGGGAGTAG
- a CDS encoding SPOR domain-containing protein yields MAARRGKTQARRNSGNGTPGWVWLIAGVAIAAVVFLAAPGLFKKDGDGFLRVGGPRANPDAQPAPVADADVDAAPELPKPAAAAAGSSKPDAKKDAQTQYDFYTLLPGKEVQMSDAELAASARAEAARQARAPQAAATPATATATATASTAPATTAAASNPTPLPETPTASAPANTVATATRPAAAAATPAAAAAAAPDNTRYILQAGSFGASGDAESTKAKLAMLGLSARVESAQISGKTVYRVRMGPYGTASELAEAKQKLTGSGLPAIAIKAQ; encoded by the coding sequence ATGGCAGCACGACGCGGTAAGACGCAGGCGCGACGCAACAGCGGCAACGGCACGCCCGGATGGGTGTGGCTGATCGCCGGCGTGGCGATCGCGGCAGTGGTGTTCCTGGCAGCGCCCGGCCTGTTCAAGAAGGACGGCGACGGCTTCCTGCGCGTGGGCGGCCCGCGCGCCAACCCCGACGCGCAGCCGGCGCCGGTGGCCGATGCCGATGTGGACGCCGCGCCGGAGCTGCCCAAGCCGGCGGCCGCGGCGGCCGGCAGCAGCAAGCCCGACGCCAAGAAGGACGCGCAGACCCAGTACGACTTCTACACCTTGCTGCCCGGCAAGGAAGTGCAGATGTCCGACGCCGAACTGGCCGCCAGCGCACGCGCCGAGGCCGCCCGCCAGGCGCGCGCACCGCAGGCGGCCGCCACACCGGCGACCGCAACCGCAACCGCGACGGCCTCCACTGCGCCGGCAACGACGGCGGCAGCGTCCAATCCGACGCCGCTGCCGGAAACCCCCACCGCGAGCGCACCGGCCAACACCGTGGCCACGGCGACCAGGCCGGCCGCAGCGGCGGCGACACCCGCAGCGGCCGCCGCCGCGGCGCCGGACAACACCCGCTACATCCTGCAGGCCGGTTCGTTCGGCGCCTCCGGCGATGCCGAATCGACCAAGGCCAAGCTGGCGATGCTGGGCCTGTCGGCGCGCGTGGAATCGGCGCAGATCAGCGGCAAGACCGTCTACCGCGTGCGCATGGGGCCGTACGGCACCGCCAGCGAACTGGCCGAGGCCAAGCAGAAGCTGACCGGCAGCGGCCTGCCGGCGATCGCGATCAAGGCGCAGTGA
- the argS gene encoding arginine--tRNA ligase: protein MKSQLRALIGQGIEALRANGTLPADTLPPDFVVERPKTREHGDFATNAAMLLAKAARGNPRALAQQLVAALPASDDVTRVEIAGPGFINFHLGPGAYQREVLAVLKQGEDYGRSLVGNGRTVGVEYVSANPTGPLHVGHGRAAAIGDCLARLLEANGWNAKREFYYNDGGGQIENLARSVQARAQGKTPDSPDWPEEGYRGDYIQDVANAYLAGAAVDLEGHQVTGSKDPNDLEAIRRFAVAYLRNEQNHDLAAFGVDFDIYFLESSLYRDGKVEEAVQKLVASGHTYEEGGALWLKSTDFGDDKDRVMRKSDGSYTYFVPDVAYHLSKWQRGYVRAITELGADHHGSLARVRAGLQAMDLGIPKGWPEYVLHQMVTVMRGGEEVKLSKRAGSYLTLRDLIEEAGRDATRWFLIARKPDSQLTFDIDLARQQSNDNPVFYVQYAHARVCSLLRQAQEKKLDYDQADGLGQLNRLNDATSLELMLELSRYPEVVENAGHVLEPHLIAQYLRELATAFHTWYHGTPVLVDDASERNAKLTLAVAAQQVLANGLNLLGVSAPEKM, encoded by the coding sequence GTGAAATCCCAACTCCGCGCCCTGATCGGTCAAGGCATCGAAGCCTTGCGCGCCAACGGCACCTTGCCGGCCGACACCTTGCCGCCGGACTTCGTGGTCGAGCGGCCCAAGACCCGCGAGCACGGCGACTTCGCCACCAATGCCGCGATGCTGCTGGCCAAGGCCGCGCGCGGCAATCCGCGCGCGCTGGCCCAGCAGCTGGTCGCCGCCTTGCCGGCCAGCGACGACGTGACCCGGGTCGAGATCGCCGGCCCCGGCTTCATCAACTTCCACCTCGGCCCCGGCGCCTACCAGCGCGAAGTGCTGGCGGTGCTCAAGCAGGGCGAGGACTACGGCCGCAGCCTGGTCGGCAACGGCCGCACCGTGGGCGTGGAGTACGTCTCGGCCAATCCGACCGGCCCGCTGCACGTGGGCCACGGCCGCGCCGCGGCGATCGGCGACTGCCTGGCGCGGCTGCTCGAGGCCAACGGCTGGAACGCCAAGCGCGAGTTCTACTACAACGACGGCGGCGGGCAGATCGAGAACCTGGCGCGCTCGGTGCAGGCGCGCGCGCAGGGCAAGACCCCCGACAGCCCCGACTGGCCGGAAGAAGGCTACCGCGGCGACTACATCCAGGACGTGGCCAACGCCTACCTGGCCGGCGCCGCGGTGGACCTGGAAGGCCACCAGGTCACCGGCTCCAAGGACCCGAACGACCTGGAGGCGATCCGCCGCTTCGCCGTGGCCTACCTGCGCAACGAGCAGAACCACGACCTGGCCGCGTTCGGCGTCGACTTCGACATCTACTTCCTGGAAAGCTCGCTGTACCGCGACGGCAAGGTCGAGGAGGCGGTGCAGAAGCTGGTCGCCTCCGGCCACACCTACGAGGAAGGCGGCGCGCTGTGGCTGAAATCGACCGATTTCGGCGACGACAAGGACCGCGTGATGCGCAAGTCCGACGGCAGCTACACCTACTTCGTGCCGGACGTGGCCTATCACCTGAGCAAGTGGCAGCGCGGCTACGTGCGCGCGATCACCGAGCTGGGCGCCGACCACCACGGCTCGCTGGCGCGGGTGCGCGCCGGCCTGCAGGCGATGGACCTGGGCATCCCCAAGGGCTGGCCCGAGTACGTGCTGCACCAGATGGTCACGGTGATGCGCGGCGGCGAGGAAGTGAAGCTGTCCAAGCGCGCCGGCAGCTACCTGACCCTGCGCGACCTGATCGAGGAAGCCGGCCGCGACGCCACGCGCTGGTTCCTGATCGCGCGCAAGCCCGATTCGCAGTTGACCTTCGACATCGACCTGGCGCGCCAGCAGAGCAACGACAACCCGGTGTTCTACGTGCAGTACGCGCACGCCCGGGTGTGCAGCCTGCTGCGCCAGGCGCAGGAGAAGAAACTGGATTACGACCAGGCCGACGGCCTGGGCCAGCTGAACCGGCTGAACGATGCGACCTCGCTGGAACTGATGCTGGAACTCTCGCGCTACCCGGAAGTGGTGGAGAATGCGGGACACGTGCTGGAACCGCACCTGATCGCGCAATACCTGCGCGAACTGGCGACCGCGTTCCACACCTGGTACCACGGCACCCCGGTGCTGGTGGACGATGCGAGCGAGCGCAACGCCAAGCTGACCTTGGCCGTGGCGGCGCAGCAAGTGCTGGCCAACGGCCTGAACCTCCTGGGCGTGTCCGCCCCGGAAAAAATGTGA
- the radC gene encoding RadC family protein translates to MHISDWPDDERPREKLLARGPGALSDAELLAIFLGSGLPGSDAVRTSRDLLHRHGPLRTLLDRPPRELVRLPGLGPARACKLSAALELGQRHLAAELERGSILTDPGVAGRYFARRLRGWPHEVFAVLFLDTKHRSLAFEEMSHGTLDGAEVHPREVVRRALAHNAAAVIIGHNHPSGNSEPSPADRAVTHRLKQALGLVDVRLLDHFIVGDGGPVSMAARGWA, encoded by the coding sequence ATGCACATATCCGACTGGCCCGACGACGAACGCCCAAGGGAAAAGCTGCTGGCACGCGGCCCCGGCGCCCTCTCCGACGCCGAACTGCTGGCGATCTTCCTCGGCTCCGGCCTGCCCGGCAGCGACGCGGTACGCACCTCGCGCGACCTGTTGCATCGGCACGGCCCGCTGCGCACGCTCCTGGATCGCCCCCCACGCGAGTTGGTCCGGCTGCCGGGGCTGGGCCCGGCACGGGCCTGCAAACTGTCGGCCGCACTGGAGCTGGGCCAGCGCCACCTGGCCGCCGAGCTGGAGCGCGGCTCCATCCTGACCGATCCGGGCGTGGCCGGCCGCTATTTCGCGCGGCGGTTGCGCGGATGGCCGCACGAGGTGTTCGCGGTGCTGTTTCTGGACACCAAGCACCGCTCGCTGGCGTTCGAGGAAATGTCCCATGGCACCCTGGACGGCGCCGAGGTGCATCCGCGCGAAGTGGTGCGGCGCGCGCTGGCGCACAACGCGGCAGCGGTGATCATCGGCCACAACCACCCCTCCGGGAATTCGGAACCCTCGCCCGCCGACCGCGCCGTCACCCACCGCCTGAAACAGGCGCTGGGGCTGGTGGACGTCCGCCTGCTGGACCATTTCATCGTCGGCGACGGCGGGCCGGTGTCGATGGCGGCGCGCGGCTGGGCCTGA
- the coaBC gene encoding bifunctional phosphopantothenoylcysteine decarboxylase/phosphopantothenate--cysteine ligase CoaBC: protein MTGTFEGPLQGRRVLLCVGGGIAAYKALELVRRLREAGAEVQVAMTAGAQQFVTPLSFQALSAHPTRTSLWDSAAEQAMGHLELARWADRVVVAPATADLLARLAHGLADDLVTTLCLATAAPLTVCPAMNHRMWLHPATQANVATLRQRGASVVGPNDGPLAEGESGPGRLAEPEEIVAALAAGRAAAAHAPAAAAAPAPVAAGTGGTGALSGLRLLISAGPTYEDLDPVRYLGNRSSGKMGYALAAAAARQGASVVLVSGPVHLPTPDGVQRIDVRSAAQMREAVLGALPADIYIGTAAVADYTPRQVAAQKIKKSGEMLTLELVRTPDILAEVAAQTQALKLVVGFAAETHDIERYARGKLNDKRLDLIIANQVGVAGNGFESDHNAATAYWQAGARSFPAVPKAQLAEQLLDLIAERLHA from the coding sequence GTGACCGGTACTTTCGAGGGGCCCCTGCAGGGGCGGCGTGTGCTGTTGTGTGTGGGCGGCGGCATCGCCGCCTACAAGGCGCTGGAGCTGGTGCGGCGGCTGCGCGAGGCGGGCGCCGAGGTGCAGGTGGCGATGACCGCCGGCGCGCAGCAGTTCGTCACTCCGCTGAGCTTCCAGGCGCTGTCCGCGCACCCGACCCGTACCAGCCTGTGGGACAGCGCCGCCGAGCAGGCGATGGGGCACCTGGAGTTGGCGCGCTGGGCCGACCGCGTGGTGGTGGCGCCGGCCACCGCCGACCTGCTGGCGCGGCTCGCCCACGGCCTGGCCGACGACCTGGTGACCACGCTGTGCCTGGCGACCGCCGCGCCGCTGACCGTCTGCCCGGCGATGAACCACCGCATGTGGCTGCACCCCGCCACCCAGGCCAATGTCGCCACGCTGCGCCAGCGCGGCGCCAGCGTGGTCGGGCCGAACGACGGCCCGCTGGCCGAGGGCGAATCCGGTCCCGGGCGCCTGGCCGAGCCGGAGGAGATCGTCGCCGCGCTGGCCGCTGGCCGCGCCGCGGCCGCGCATGCCCCTGCCGCCGCCGCGGCGCCCGCGCCGGTCGCCGCCGGCACCGGCGGCACCGGCGCGTTGAGCGGCCTGCGCCTGCTGATCAGCGCCGGCCCCACCTACGAGGACCTGGACCCGGTGCGCTACCTCGGCAACCGCAGCAGCGGCAAGATGGGCTATGCCCTGGCCGCCGCGGCCGCGCGGCAGGGCGCGTCGGTGGTGCTGGTCAGCGGCCCGGTGCACCTGCCCACGCCCGACGGCGTGCAGCGCATCGACGTGCGGTCGGCGGCGCAGATGCGCGAAGCGGTGCTGGGCGCGCTGCCCGCCGACATCTACATCGGCACCGCCGCGGTCGCCGACTACACGCCCAGGCAGGTCGCCGCGCAGAAGATCAAGAAGAGCGGCGAGATGCTGACCCTGGAGCTGGTGCGCACGCCCGACATCCTGGCCGAGGTCGCCGCCCAGACCCAGGCGCTGAAGCTGGTGGTCGGCTTCGCCGCCGAGACTCACGACATCGAGCGCTACGCGCGTGGCAAACTCAACGACAAGCGCCTGGACCTGATCATCGCCAACCAGGTGGGGGTGGCCGGCAACGGCTTCGAGAGCGACCACAATGCCGCCACCGCCTACTGGCAGGCGGGCGCACGGAGCTTCCCGGCCGTGCCCAAGGCGCAACTGGCCGAACAATTGCTGGACCTGATCGCGGAGCGACTGCACGCATGA
- the dut gene encoding dUTP diphosphatase, translating to MTIPTPYPLQVKLLDPRFGDSWPLPDYATEASAGLDLRAATEAPLTLEPGDTALIPSGLSIYIADPQLCAVVLPRSGLGHRHGIVLGNGTGLIDADYQGPLLISVWNRGREPFTIAPGDRIAQLVVMPVVRVALQVVDTFADSARGTGGFGHTGVR from the coding sequence ATGACCATCCCGACGCCGTATCCGCTGCAGGTCAAACTGCTCGACCCGCGCTTCGGCGACAGCTGGCCGCTGCCGGACTACGCCACCGAAGCCAGTGCCGGACTCGACCTGCGCGCGGCCACCGAGGCGCCGCTGACCCTGGAGCCGGGCGATACCGCGCTGATCCCCAGCGGGCTGTCCATCTACATCGCCGATCCGCAGCTGTGCGCGGTGGTGCTGCCGCGTTCCGGGCTGGGCCACCGCCACGGCATCGTGCTCGGCAACGGCACCGGCCTGATCGACGCCGACTACCAGGGGCCGCTGCTGATCAGCGTCTGGAACCGCGGCCGCGAGCCGTTCACCATCGCCCCTGGCGACCGCATCGCGCAGCTGGTGGTGATGCCGGTCGTGCGCGTCGCCCTGCAGGTGGTGGATACTTTCGCCGACAGCGCCAGGGGAACGGGTGGATTCGGCCATACCGGAGTGCGCTGA
- a CDS encoding phosphomannomutase/phosphoglucomutase, whose protein sequence is MSEATQRRPAPEGLRKAAPLLAVLLAILAAWFGWSGVQQWRYEHSATELVQARDAAVAQTAQALAVAGKRFAEQLRRPALQAALARGDAAAATQALREGWKEAEDAQVLPGDLGAGYADLDGFGYGRMALLEKALLTNAVASAVVRDGGGPRLGLAAPVTLTTGAGVAYLRLPLRVLTAPVAQAAVPASGYLALRQGSYDVIGAGDTNLADHGDALARPIGTSGLRVVAALPDADTGPLGLDALPSLVVAGLLGFLALAVLLAARGRLPRPRRAKAAAGAGDGQEPTLRQSLQHQEPPPPPALPEGEATPARTVPALTVPAGIFRAYDIRGVVGRDLSPQVAALIGQAIGAVMQEQGLNEVVVGRDGRLSGPELSAALIEGLRRAGCHVTDIGLAPTPVVYFASFHLRAGSCVAVTGSHNPPEYNGFKIVVGGETLSGAAIADLYARISEGRLPSAAEPGRLEQRDVGDDYIQRIADDVQLDRPLKVVADAGNGVGGELAPRLLEAIGAEVIPLYCDVDGTFPNHHPDPSEPHNLEDLIQTVKRFDADLGIAFDGDADRLGVVTREGTVIYPDRLLMLFAADVLQRNPGALVIYDVKCTGKLSDYVLRNGGSPMVWKTGHSLIKAKMRETDAELAGEMSGHFFFKERWYGFDDGLYAAARLLEILAQREESPSEVLAELPDSVSTPEIKLPLADGEDAHALVAQLVAAAQQEGSAFAGARLLTIDGLRADYPDGWGLVRASNTTPVLVLRFEADSNAALERIKDLFRSQLQALLPSLAPGF, encoded by the coding sequence ATGAGCGAGGCAACACAACGGCGCCCGGCGCCGGAGGGTTTGCGCAAGGCGGCGCCGCTGCTGGCGGTGCTGCTGGCCATTCTGGCCGCCTGGTTCGGCTGGAGCGGCGTGCAGCAATGGCGCTACGAACACAGCGCCACGGAACTGGTGCAGGCGCGCGATGCGGCGGTGGCGCAGACCGCGCAGGCGCTGGCGGTGGCCGGCAAGCGCTTCGCCGAGCAACTGCGGCGGCCCGCGCTGCAGGCGGCCCTGGCGCGCGGCGACGCGGCGGCGGCCACGCAGGCGCTGCGCGAGGGCTGGAAGGAGGCGGAAGACGCGCAGGTGCTGCCCGGCGACCTGGGCGCCGGCTACGCCGACCTGGACGGGTTCGGCTACGGCCGCATGGCGCTGCTGGAAAAGGCGCTGTTGACCAATGCGGTCGCCAGCGCGGTGGTGCGCGACGGCGGCGGGCCGCGGCTGGGGCTGGCGGCGCCGGTGACCTTGACCACCGGCGCCGGCGTCGCCTACCTGCGCCTGCCGCTGCGCGTGCTGACCGCACCGGTGGCGCAGGCCGCGGTCCCGGCCAGCGGCTACCTGGCGCTGCGCCAGGGCAGCTACGACGTGATCGGCGCCGGCGATACCAACCTGGCCGACCATGGCGACGCGTTGGCGCGCCCGATCGGCACGAGCGGGCTGCGCGTGGTCGCGGCCTTGCCCGATGCCGACACCGGCCCGCTCGGCCTGGACGCGCTGCCGAGCCTGGTCGTCGCCGGCCTGCTCGGCTTCCTGGCCCTGGCGGTGCTGCTGGCCGCGCGCGGGCGCCTGCCGCGGCCGCGCCGCGCCAAAGCCGCCGCCGGCGCCGGCGACGGACAGGAACCCACCCTGCGGCAGAGCCTGCAGCACCAGGAACCGCCGCCGCCGCCGGCGCTGCCCGAGGGCGAGGCCACGCCGGCCAGGACGGTGCCGGCGCTGACCGTGCCGGCCGGCATCTTCCGCGCCTACGACATCCGCGGCGTGGTCGGCCGCGACCTCAGTCCGCAGGTCGCGGCGCTGATCGGCCAGGCGATCGGCGCGGTGATGCAGGAGCAGGGGCTGAACGAGGTGGTGGTCGGCCGCGACGGCCGCCTGTCCGGGCCGGAACTGTCGGCGGCGCTGATCGAAGGCCTGCGCCGCGCCGGCTGCCACGTCACCGACATCGGCCTGGCGCCGACCCCGGTGGTGTACTTCGCCAGCTTCCACCTGCGCGCGGGCAGCTGCGTGGCGGTGACCGGCAGCCACAACCCGCCGGAGTACAACGGCTTCAAGATCGTGGTCGGCGGCGAGACCCTGTCCGGCGCGGCGATCGCCGACCTGTACGCGCGCATCAGCGAAGGCCGCCTGCCGAGCGCCGCCGAGCCGGGGCGGCTGGAGCAGCGCGACGTCGGCGACGACTACATCCAGCGCATCGCCGACGACGTGCAGCTGGACCGCCCGCTCAAGGTGGTGGCCGATGCCGGCAACGGCGTCGGCGGCGAACTGGCGCCGCGGCTGCTGGAGGCGATCGGCGCGGAGGTCATCCCGCTGTACTGCGACGTCGACGGCACCTTCCCCAACCACCACCCCGATCCCAGCGAGCCGCACAACCTGGAAGACCTGATCCAGACGGTGAAGCGCTTCGACGCCGACCTGGGCATCGCCTTCGACGGCGATGCCGACCGGCTCGGCGTGGTCACCAGGGAAGGCACGGTGATCTACCCCGACCGGCTGCTGATGCTGTTCGCCGCCGACGTGCTGCAGCGCAATCCCGGCGCGCTGGTGATCTACGACGTCAAATGCACCGGCAAGCTGTCGGACTACGTGCTGCGCAACGGCGGCAGCCCGATGGTGTGGAAGACCGGACATTCGCTGATCAAGGCGAAGATGCGCGAGACCGACGCCGAACTGGCCGGCGAGATGAGCGGCCACTTCTTCTTCAAGGAGCGCTGGTACGGCTTCGACGACGGCCTGTACGCGGCGGCGCGGCTGCTGGAGATCCTGGCGCAGCGCGAGGAGAGCCCGTCCGAGGTGCTGGCCGAGCTGCCCGACAGCGTGTCCACGCCGGAGATCAAGCTGCCGCTGGCCGACGGCGAAGACGCGCATGCGCTGGTCGCGCAGCTGGTTGCTGCCGCGCAACAGGAAGGCTCGGCGTTCGCGGGCGCGCGGCTGCTCACCATCGACGGCCTGCGCGCCGACTATCCCGACGGCTGGGGCCTGGTGCGCGCGTCCAACACCACGCCGGTGCTGGTGCTGCGCTTCGAGGCCGACAGCAACGCCGCGCTGGAGCGGATCAAGGACCTGTTCCGCAGCCAGCTGCAGGCGCTGCTGCCGTCGCTGGCGCCGGGGTTCTGA
- the pyrE gene encoding orotate phosphoribosyltransferase has translation MTDYRQRFLQLALDAQALRFGEFTLKSGRISPYFFNAGRFDAGTAMVRLAACYADAADAAGLDFDLLFGPAYKGIPLATALACEYAQRDRNLPLAFNRKEAKAHGEGGSLIGAPLAGRRVLIVDDVITAGTAIREALAIIREAGGIPAAILVALDRQEIAGEHDRRSAAQAVAAEAGIPVVSVAHLGDLLAFIDGNADLVGFREPLLAYRARYGCDPSG, from the coding sequence ATGACCGACTACCGGCAACGTTTCCTGCAATTGGCGCTGGACGCGCAAGCGCTGCGCTTCGGCGAGTTCACGCTGAAGTCCGGGCGCATCAGCCCCTATTTCTTCAATGCCGGGCGCTTCGATGCCGGGACCGCGATGGTGCGCCTGGCGGCGTGCTACGCCGATGCGGCCGACGCCGCCGGGCTCGACTTCGACCTGCTGTTCGGCCCGGCCTACAAGGGCATCCCGCTGGCGACCGCGCTGGCCTGCGAGTACGCGCAGCGCGACCGCAACCTGCCGCTGGCGTTCAACCGCAAGGAAGCCAAGGCCCATGGCGAGGGCGGCAGCCTGATCGGCGCGCCGCTGGCCGGGCGCCGGGTGCTGATCGTCGACGACGTGATCACCGCCGGCACCGCGATCCGCGAGGCGCTGGCGATCATCCGCGAGGCCGGCGGCATCCCGGCCGCGATCCTGGTCGCGCTGGACCGTCAGGAGATCGCCGGCGAGCACGACCGGCGCTCGGCGGCGCAGGCGGTGGCGGCCGAGGCCGGCATTCCTGTGGTGTCGGTCGCGCACCTGGGCGACCTGCTTGCATTCATCGATGGAAACGCGGACCTTGTCGGCTTCCGCGAACCGCTGCTGGCCTACCGGGCACGCTACGGCTGCGATCCGTCAGGCTGA
- a CDS encoding exodeoxyribonuclease III — MRIISFNANGLRSAATKGFFEWFATQHADVLCVQETKAQEHQLAGPAFLPEGYRAWFRDASTKKGYSGVAIYSKREPDEVRTALGWPEFDEEGRYLEARFGNLSVVSFYIPSGSSGELRQGYKFQVMDWLRPILAEWLASGRDYVLCGDWNIVRSALDIKNWKSNQKNSGCLPAERDWLNGLCADRAEDADPASGRGWVDTYRALHPQGQDYTWWSNRGAARANDVGWRIDYQFATPSLRERLQGCAIYTAQRFSDHAPFVVDYRE; from the coding sequence ATGCGCATCATCAGTTTCAACGCCAACGGCCTGCGTTCGGCCGCCACCAAGGGCTTCTTCGAGTGGTTCGCCACGCAGCACGCCGACGTGCTGTGCGTGCAGGAAACCAAGGCGCAGGAGCATCAGCTGGCCGGGCCGGCGTTCCTGCCGGAGGGCTACCGCGCCTGGTTCCGCGACGCCAGCACCAAGAAGGGCTACAGCGGCGTGGCCATCTACAGCAAGCGCGAGCCCGACGAGGTGCGCACCGCGCTGGGTTGGCCCGAGTTCGACGAGGAGGGCCGCTACCTGGAGGCGCGCTTCGGCAACCTGAGCGTGGTCTCGTTCTACATTCCCTCCGGCTCGTCGGGCGAACTGCGCCAGGGCTACAAGTTCCAGGTCATGGACTGGCTGCGGCCGATCCTGGCGGAGTGGCTGGCCAGCGGCCGCGACTACGTGCTGTGCGGCGACTGGAACATCGTGCGCTCGGCGCTGGACATCAAGAACTGGAAGTCCAACCAGAAGAATTCCGGCTGCCTGCCGGCCGAGCGCGACTGGCTCAACGGCCTGTGCGCCGACCGCGCCGAGGACGCCGACCCGGCCAGCGGTCGCGGCTGGGTCGATACCTACCGCGCGCTGCACCCGCAAGGCCAGGACTACACCTGGTGGAGCAACCGTGGCGCCGCCCGCGCCAACGACGTCGGTTGGCGCATCGACTACCAGTTCGCCACCCCGTCGCTGCGCGAGCGCCTGCAGGGCTGCGCGATCTACACCGCGCAGCGCTTCTCCGACCATGCGCCGTTCGTGGTGGACTACCGCGAATGA